The sequence below is a genomic window from Polypterus senegalus isolate Bchr_013 unplaced genomic scaffold, ASM1683550v1 scaffold_8913, whole genome shotgun sequence.
TTATTCATTAGTTGAAAATAGTATTTTAacacagtttaatttattttcagcacCTTAATAGTATAATAAATAGACTCTGTCATTAGTATTTTCAAATAGGTTTGGTACCGTTTAATATTATTTCAGCACCATTAAAGTACGCTAACATGTTTAAAACTATTGAGCAGTAGGAGAAAGAGCTGAACAAGAAAGAGGCTAAAGATTGAAGGAGGCATAATGTAAATACAACTAGAGGTTTAGTGCATACAAGAATGAGACCTACAACAATGCCAAATGTCTTCTTCAATGTTGATTTCTTAAAGATAATTCATCAACTAGAATTGGCACAATCTGTCTGAAttccatatatttttttatgatgtAGTTGTTACTGGAGTTAAATACAAGGAAAATGAGGAGAAACTGCAGAACACACTTTTTGTCACCAATGAAGAGCTGAAGCTATTACACAAGAATCTGTCAGAGGTGAAAACCGAGTACACAGTCCTGATTCAAAACCACACTACTCTGCTATCGCACAATATGGAATTGACACAGAACATCAGTGAGCTGCAGTTGAGGTACTCAGCATTACAAAGGGAACCACACTGCAATGACTACATCTCTTGACAAATATTGTTCCATACAAAGGGCTTCAATGCCAGGTGAGTTGTACTTCATTGAATTCCTTTCTATCCGGATATTTAAGTAACAGGGGTCATACTTGTTGCAGTCATGAACTGTTGTCATGGATCCTTTATGGATCACAAGCTGGTTCTCCTTCTCCAGGCCCTTTACCACATGACAATAGTTGTGTTTCTCTTCTGCCTCCCAAAACATAATTCTGACGTCCTCAGTAGGGGATGTCAAAGTTGCTAATCAGCAGTTCCCCAGTCATGACCTTCCATTTGCCTGAGGGGCTCAGTTTAGCACTGACATCAGAACTCTGGTGGTCTTCAGAGTTCAGCTTTCTGTTCTCTCATCTCACAGAAAGGAAATGTGTCTTCTGCCCAGAGAGCTGGGTGCCATTCAACACAAACTGTTACTACTTTGCCAATGATACAAAGACCTGGGCTGACAGTCGTGATAACTGCACATCAATGGGGGGTCACCTGGTGATCATAGAGAGCCAAGAGGAGCAGGTAAGCCATTCACCTTGGTGAAGATAACACAGTAAGTCATTTGAAGAGGGAGGTGAATAGAAAATATCACATTGGGTAGTGAAGTACAGCAATATAACTGACTTGTAACAGAGTCACTTCTTTTACAGAGACACATTTGTTTTCTCATCAGAACTTCTTACTGAATAAGACACGCAGCAAAACTGTCAAATCTCACTGGATTGGTTTAACTGACCAGAAGGCAGAAGGTCAGTACCTCTGGGTGGACAAATAGACCTCTGAATCAAAGCAACaagtaagaaaaatgtttaatttaaattagaaTCTAAAGTATAACAGCACTTAACTTGATCAAttcatataaacataaaaataaattaatgaagaaataaaacctgcagcca
It includes:
- the LOC120521060 gene encoding C-type lectin domain family 4 member E-like, whose product is MTTSLDKYCSIQRASMPERKCVFCPESWVPFNTNCYYFANDTKTWADSRDNCTSMGGHLVIIESQEEQNFLLNKTRSKTVKSHWIGLTDQKAEGQYLWVDK